The following proteins come from a genomic window of Bacillota bacterium:
- a CDS encoding phosphoribosylanthranilate isomerase, whose translation MHVWVKVCGLVRPQDALEAVRAGADAVGLILTPRSPRAVSPDQARALAYLARAEAAALGRKVRVVGVFSGEDGGMILTLARLAGVDTVQLHGGEPEPVRLHLEAAGFRTVRTLWPSGSRPGEPGDAGAGAGLLDFAARPLPWAVLLDSRSGASADGTGASAKALVGGTGVRLAQPVASQWAAWLRARQLRVILAGGLRPANVQAALSSIRPWGVDVSSGVEEPGRPGVKEPQAIRAFVQAVREWEVRDG comes from the coding sequence AAGACGCACTTGAGGCGGTGAGGGCGGGCGCGGACGCGGTGGGGCTCATCCTCACGCCACGAAGCCCCCGGGCCGTCTCCCCCGACCAGGCCCGTGCCCTGGCCTATCTTGCACGAGCCGAAGCGGCGGCGCTTGGCCGCAAGGTGCGCGTGGTAGGGGTGTTCAGCGGCGAAGACGGCGGCATGATCCTCACCCTCGCCCGGCTGGCCGGCGTTGACACCGTGCAGCTTCACGGAGGAGAGCCGGAGCCGGTACGGCTGCATCTCGAAGCGGCCGGCTTCCGGACGGTGCGGACCCTGTGGCCCTCGGGCTCTCGGCCCGGCGAGCCCGGCGATGCGGGTGCAGGTGCGGGCCTCCTTGACTTCGCGGCCCGGCCGTTGCCGTGGGCCGTCCTGCTGGACAGCCGAAGTGGCGCTTCCGCTGACGGCACCGGGGCAAGTGCGAAGGCCCTGGTGGGCGGCACCGGTGTGAGGCTGGCCCAACCGGTTGCCTCACAGTGGGCGGCCTGGCTGCGCGCGCGGCAATTGCGGGTCATCCTGGCCGGCGGGCTGCGTCCCGCCAACGTGCAGGCGGCCCTGAGTTCCATCCGGCCCTGGGGGGTCGATGTGAGCTCGGGAGTGGAGGAGCCCGGCCGGCCCGGTGTCAAGGAACCGCAGGCCATCCGGGCGTTCGTTCAGGCCGTCCGAGAATGGGAGGTTCGGGATGGGTAG